Part of the Flagellimonas eckloniae genome, AGCGAAACAATCTAGGGACAAAATAGTCACATTTATTGATGAAGCCATTGAAGCCTATAATTTAGACGCGGATAACATAACTCTTTTGGGTTTTAGTCAAGGTACTATTTTGAGTTATGGCGTAGCGCTATCCTTTCCAGAAAAAATAAAGAATGTAATCGCGTTAAGCGGATATATCAATGAAAATATTTTGCTGGAAAATTATGAGGACAAGAATCATAACCAACTTAATATTTATGCCTCTCACGGTCAGGTAGACCAAGTAATTCCATTGGAGTGGGCGCAAAAAACACCAGACTTTCTAAAGCAAATGAATATTAACCATACCTATGAGGAATTTCCCATAGGTCATGGGGTATCCCAACAGAACTTTTATTCTTTTAAAGAATGGTTGGTGAAAAATATTTAATTGCTCCGTGTGTACAGCAAGTGGTCCACTAAAGTGAAATCCACACTTAAATCATCTTTAAGTTCATATTTGATAACGAGGTCCCCCCAATATTTTCCATCTGAAAAATCTGCCAACAACCATTTGTGATTTAGCACTTTTATTTTGTTGATTTTAAAATCACTTTCCATACCATCATAGGGCACCAAAGGATTGTTCCCTTTTTTTTCGTTGGTTTCCAAAAGTTTATCCTCAATATAGCGCGCTGGGTTTTTCAATTCCAGATGGTCGTAATACGCCAATGCATCATCGTTGTTTTCCAAGGAAAAATATTGAATATCCAATATTTTAAGTTGTGATTGTTGTAGGGAATCCTTCAAATCCGTAACCTCTGTGGAAAGCTTGTCAATTTTAGAGTTTAGCGCTTTCTGAAGGTTGTTGGTACTTACAAACTGATATAATACAATCAATGCGGCAAATACAAATAGATAAAGAAATATCTTGTTTTTCATGGTAATTAAATCTTCAATTGTAGGTTATCATAAGCCAAAAAAACGTTTTCTGGAAGTTTTTTCTCCACTTCTTCATGAAAGCCCATTAGGTGACTGATATGTGTAAAATAGGTTTTTTTTGCACCTACTTTTTTCGCAAACTCAAGAGCTTCCTCTAAATTAAAATGAGAATGGTGCGGTTCTTCCCTAAGCGC contains:
- a CDS encoding alpha/beta hydrolase; the protein is MSPTPLSLEYLLRPSVKSDKSPSVFMLHGYGSNEEDLFSFASELPEELTIFSLKAPYDLDPFGHAWYAINFDAEQGKWSDDEQAKQSRDKIVTFIDEAIEAYNLDADNITLLGFSQGTILSYGVALSFPEKIKNVIALSGYINENILLENYEDKNHNQLNIYASHGQVDQVIPLEWAQKTPDFLKQMNINHTYEEFPIGHGVSQQNFYSFKEWLVKNI